One Ruegeria sp. YS9 DNA segment encodes these proteins:
- a CDS encoding O-antigen ligase, translating to MIAVSSAKTREQVTKPLVLMLLVISFAMPFYFFLGGLKLNGYRVILLLYMFPAVFGWLSGKAGKIRAVDFLVIGFAFWASLTLAVNHGIQELWQFIGMFIIETLTPYFIARTYIRNLDAFRFFVKCLFILIMVLLPFAAYEAVTGKMPLLNLFGKVMSVYQKWYFPPRLGLLRAQTTMPHPILFGVFCAPAFALTWYVLGWNKSFNKKVGLVSIVGGTVFFSLSSGAFMNVILQMMLMAWNRIFWFLKNRWKILLYIFSFLYFVGEVSSNRTMFQIFATHFTLTPGTAFTRINIFTFASDDVLQNPLFGIGLNDYTRPHWMAMLTTVDNFWLVIALRHGFPGLFLLLGAVLVVFFQAGNRNLTGAVADARLGYLIALLGLCVSAITVHLWDSTFCFFMFLLGAGVWLFDADDQESQGGDSVQTPTEGRKLRYTRFPQIVPGELTARRAVRTGSAGRHPAPPRHSQSPPQTAQGRHLTG from the coding sequence ATGATCGCTGTGTCATCAGCCAAAACGAGAGAACAGGTGACAAAACCGCTTGTCCTGATGCTGCTCGTCATATCTTTTGCGATGCCATTTTATTTCTTCCTCGGCGGGCTGAAACTCAATGGCTATCGTGTGATCCTCCTCCTTTATATGTTCCCCGCAGTTTTTGGGTGGCTGAGCGGTAAAGCAGGTAAAATCAGGGCGGTCGATTTCTTAGTAATCGGCTTTGCGTTCTGGGCCAGCCTGACTTTGGCCGTCAATCACGGCATTCAGGAATTGTGGCAGTTCATCGGAATGTTCATAATAGAAACGCTAACCCCCTATTTCATCGCCCGAACCTATATTCGAAATCTGGATGCGTTCCGGTTCTTTGTGAAATGCCTCTTCATTCTGATCATGGTTCTCTTACCGTTTGCGGCTTATGAAGCTGTCACGGGCAAGATGCCGCTCCTGAATCTGTTTGGGAAGGTGATGAGTGTTTATCAAAAGTGGTATTTTCCACCGAGACTGGGATTGCTGCGCGCTCAGACAACGATGCCGCATCCGATTTTGTTTGGAGTGTTCTGTGCACCGGCTTTTGCACTTACCTGGTATGTGTTGGGATGGAATAAATCCTTTAACAAAAAGGTTGGTCTCGTTTCCATCGTTGGGGGCACCGTGTTCTTTTCCCTGTCGTCGGGTGCTTTCATGAATGTCATACTTCAGATGATGCTGATGGCGTGGAACAGGATATTTTGGTTCCTGAAGAATAGGTGGAAAATTCTTCTCTATATTTTCTCCTTTTTGTACTTCGTCGGCGAAGTCAGTTCCAATCGGACTATGTTTCAGATCTTCGCAACGCACTTCACTTTGACACCGGGCACCGCATTTACGCGGATCAATATTTTCACCTTCGCCTCTGACGATGTTCTGCAGAACCCGTTGTTTGGAATCGGGTTGAATGACTATACGCGACCCCACTGGATGGCCATGTTGACCACGGTGGACAATTTCTGGCTGGTGATAGCATTGCGGCATGGATTCCCGGGGCTGTTTCTGCTGTTGGGTGCGGTGTTGGTTGTCTTTTTCCAAGCCGGCAACAGGAATTTGACCGGCGCCGTCGCAGACGCCCGTCTTGGGTATTTGATTGCGTTGCTGGGCCTATGTGTTTCCGCGATCACGGTGCATTTGTGGGACTCTACCTTCTGTTTCTTCATGTTTCTTTTGGGGGCGGGGGTTTGGCTTTTTGATGCTGATGATCAGGAAAGCCAGGGCGGCGACAGTGTACAGACACCGACTGAAGGCAGGAAATTGCGTTATACGCGGTTTCCACAGATTGTTCCGGGTGAGTTAACAGCAAGGCGGGCTGTCAGAACCGGTTCAGCCGGTCGTCATCCAGCGCCGCCGAGACATTCCCAAAGTCCGCCGCAAACGGCGCAGGGGCGGCATTTGACCGGATAA
- a CDS encoding polysaccharide deacetylase family protein, protein MTTGTSIIFHGIGTPERALEPDEAPYWLSVSQFEYALDQIAQAPDPGHFTITFDDGNLSDYSIALPALAARNLRGRFFVLTDRIGQVGSLDVEHLHTLRDAGMTIGSHGIAHTAWPTLDDAALTEELCASRAQLEKICGHPVTEAGIPFGRYDARVLRALRAAGYTVAWSSDGGNWRANSFLRPRTSLRGDMSTHEMDATLSGQMPPLRRLRRTLGMSRRRWMTTG, encoded by the coding sequence ATGACCACTGGAACGAGTATCATTTTTCACGGCATCGGCACACCGGAACGTGCCCTGGAACCGGACGAGGCCCCTTACTGGCTGTCAGTCAGTCAATTCGAATATGCGCTGGATCAGATCGCCCAAGCCCCCGATCCGGGCCATTTCACGATCACTTTCGATGATGGCAATCTTTCAGATTACAGTATTGCCCTGCCCGCCCTTGCGGCCCGTAACCTCCGGGGGCGCTTTTTCGTTCTCACCGATCGGATCGGGCAGGTGGGCTCGCTGGATGTCGAACATCTTCACACCCTGCGCGACGCGGGCATGACAATTGGAAGTCATGGCATTGCTCACACGGCGTGGCCCACCCTGGATGATGCTGCACTGACCGAAGAGCTGTGCGCATCACGTGCGCAGCTTGAAAAAATCTGCGGACATCCGGTGACAGAGGCCGGCATCCCCTTCGGGCGTTATGACGCAAGGGTCCTGCGGGCCTTGCGCGCTGCGGGGTACACCGTTGCCTGGTCAAGCGATGGCGGCAATTGGCGCGCAAACAGTTTTCTGCGGCCGCGGACCTCGTTGCGTGGTGACATGTCCACGCACGAGATGGATGCCACTTTATCCGGTCAAATGCCGCCCCTGCGCCGTTTGCGGCGGACTTTGGGAATGTCTCGGCGGCGCTGGATGACGACCGGCTGA
- a CDS encoding aminoacyltransferase, translating into MNTTLSFQKVTAEEWPRISASFHDLTYEQTLTYAQAAAQRIGATTDFITLSDQAGHLTAAACLRVKRVPGLGRGIAWIAAGPMMHHREQPEIDQDRLDATFAALRAYARKTGHILRLRLPALPFHDVPVIDRSAASAGFHPTDRSRPYRTVIIDCDQDEEILLKAQHGKWRNHLRKALKSDLSLESAPISEASGRFHKLYQQVQAAKGFEQPDIPPEFYYPLQGADFSHEVLFAQKDGVDIAGMTIGRTGNFAVYLFGATTDVGRRCNAGHYLMWESILRHRTQGIKWYDLDGIDPDINPTVTEFKQRTGGTDLLAAGPYEYRPAGLGSALIGTAETLHSRLKKARQ; encoded by the coding sequence ATGAACACGACCCTCTCGTTTCAGAAAGTCACCGCAGAAGAATGGCCCCGGATCAGCGCCAGTTTTCACGATCTGACATACGAACAGACCCTGACGTATGCGCAGGCCGCGGCACAACGGATCGGTGCCACGACTGATTTTATCACCCTGTCAGATCAGGCCGGTCACTTGACCGCTGCGGCTTGCCTGCGCGTAAAGCGCGTGCCCGGCCTGGGGCGTGGTATCGCCTGGATCGCAGCAGGCCCTATGATGCATCACCGCGAACAGCCCGAAATCGACCAGGACCGGCTGGATGCAACATTTGCGGCACTGCGCGCCTATGCCCGGAAAACCGGCCATATCCTTCGGTTGCGGCTTCCCGCCCTGCCATTTCATGACGTTCCGGTAATAGATCGGTCTGCGGCCTCGGCGGGGTTTCATCCCACCGATCGTTCCCGGCCTTATCGGACCGTCATCATCGATTGCGATCAGGACGAAGAAATATTGCTTAAGGCGCAACATGGCAAATGGCGCAACCATCTGCGCAAAGCGTTGAAAAGCGATCTGTCGCTGGAAAGCGCCCCGATCTCCGAAGCCTCGGGCAGATTTCATAAACTCTATCAACAGGTGCAGGCCGCCAAAGGGTTCGAGCAACCTGATATTCCCCCCGAATTCTACTACCCGCTTCAGGGTGCTGATTTTTCCCACGAGGTTCTGTTTGCCCAAAAAGATGGTGTCGACATAGCCGGCATGACAATCGGCCGGACAGGAAATTTCGCGGTCTATCTGTTTGGCGCGACAACGGATGTGGGGCGCCGCTGCAATGCCGGCCATTATCTGATGTGGGAATCCATCCTGAGGCATCGGACACAGGGCATAAAATGGTACGATCTGGACGGTATCGACCCTGACATCAATCCGACCGTCACAGAATTCAAACAACGGACCGGTGGAACGGACTTGTTGGCGGCCGGACCTTATGAATACCGACCCGCCGGATTGGGTTCGGCTTTGATAGGCACCGCCGAAACGCTTCATTCCCGCTTGAAAAAAGCACGCCAATGA
- a CDS encoding GNAT family N-acetyltransferase: MRDAISNSADIELECVEKPAHKLSIQASWDSFVSASGAEIYFLSDWQSAWWDHYGKTFAASRHPVSYILRNGSELVGVLPFCVETLWAGPIPVRVARLAGVDPNFAVMELPIAAGYENTVLGAVIEHLTDHLKCSVVSLSPLSERAGQLENLRALNGRGLSVLRDISTRGHTLMTLPDTFDAFMASLSKSRRREVRRDIKRLTPAGEVLRTVSSTPETVDAMMDRFIALHTRQWEAAGKGGHFSDWPVAAAFYRSLMQRLSPKGHAAIDEQWRDETLLSSQLRYTLNGKVLWWLNAREVDAEFAKAGLGRVGLVARVEELIDQDAHLIEAGAGEYEYKLSYGGDLVPLYNIVLAPDRASARLRARALLLWADALHFFYYRVWFLKVRPRLGIRPNSLWSSWIRMQL, from the coding sequence ATGAGGGACGCCATTTCCAACAGTGCAGATATCGAGCTTGAGTGTGTCGAAAAACCTGCACACAAGCTGAGCATACAAGCCAGCTGGGACAGTTTTGTCTCAGCGTCCGGTGCCGAGATATATTTCCTGTCCGACTGGCAATCTGCCTGGTGGGACCATTACGGCAAAACGTTTGCCGCCAGCCGGCATCCCGTCAGCTATATTCTGCGGAACGGTTCAGAGCTTGTTGGCGTTCTGCCCTTTTGCGTTGAAACCCTTTGGGCCGGCCCCATTCCGGTGCGCGTCGCCCGGCTGGCGGGCGTGGATCCTAATTTCGCGGTCATGGAACTGCCCATTGCCGCCGGTTACGAAAACACAGTTCTCGGGGCTGTCATTGAACACCTGACCGATCATTTGAAATGTAGCGTCGTAAGCCTGTCGCCATTGTCAGAACGCGCAGGACAACTGGAAAACCTGCGTGCCCTGAATGGGCGTGGCCTATCCGTTTTACGCGACATCAGCACCCGCGGGCATACACTGATGACTCTGCCTGATACCTTTGATGCGTTTATGGCCTCGCTTTCGAAAAGCCGCCGCCGCGAAGTCCGGCGGGACATCAAGCGCCTGACACCGGCAGGTGAGGTCTTGCGCACTGTCAGTTCCACGCCGGAAACCGTCGATGCAATGATGGATCGGTTCATCGCATTGCATACACGACAATGGGAGGCCGCCGGGAAAGGGGGGCATTTTTCCGACTGGCCGGTTGCGGCAGCGTTCTATCGCAGCCTGATGCAACGCCTGAGCCCGAAAGGCCATGCGGCAATCGATGAACAGTGGCGGGATGAAACGCTGCTGTCCAGCCAGTTACGTTACACCCTGAACGGCAAGGTGCTTTGGTGGCTGAATGCACGGGAAGTCGATGCCGAATTTGCAAAGGCTGGCCTGGGCCGCGTCGGTCTGGTCGCGCGTGTTGAAGAGCTGATCGATCAGGATGCGCACCTGATTGAAGCCGGCGCCGGCGAGTATGAATACAAGCTGAGCTACGGAGGAGATCTGGTGCCACTTTACAATATCGTTCTGGCACCTGATCGGGCTTCCGCACGGCTACGTGCCCGCGCACTGCTTTTGTGGGCGGATGCCTTGCATTTCTTTTACTACCGTGTCTGGTTCCTGAAAGTCCGCCCGCGGTTGGGAATCCGGCCGAACAGCCTCTGGAGCAGCTGGATACGGATGCAATTATGA
- a CDS encoding glycosyltransferase family 2 protein produces MVSLPPGTSSEYAVSIIIVNWNTRDILRECLASIAHETRLPHEIIVVDNASSDGSPEMVADEFPQVRLIANTENLGFAAANNQGLEIATGAKLLLLNPDTIILDHAIDVMSAWLDAHPDVGCVGCQVFEDPETIQLTCFADPGPLSLAVIEFGLKRLFTWPEYGGWDRTTQRDVDVVSGMFMLVPRPVFEEVGSLDDAFFIYSEEADWCRRIRNVGKRCVFAPEARILHLEGGSKSTAQIKSRMYVQKQKSKTIYARKHYGRSGELITRAIFLSSAMLRGIAFGLIGLLRATPDRKARLRLSGAAIRYHLFGQEPMA; encoded by the coding sequence ATGGTTTCATTGCCGCCCGGTACGAGTAGCGAATACGCTGTATCTATCATTATCGTGAACTGGAACACCCGGGATATCCTTCGGGAATGCCTGGCATCCATTGCGCATGAGACCCGGCTGCCGCACGAAATCATCGTTGTCGACAACGCCTCCAGCGATGGCTCACCTGAAATGGTCGCCGATGAATTTCCTCAGGTCCGGTTGATCGCGAATACCGAAAATCTGGGCTTTGCCGCTGCCAACAATCAAGGGCTCGAGATTGCTACGGGCGCCAAGCTGCTGCTGCTTAATCCCGATACGATCATCCTGGATCATGCGATCGATGTCATGAGCGCCTGGCTCGACGCGCATCCGGATGTCGGATGCGTCGGCTGCCAGGTCTTCGAAGACCCTGAAACCATCCAGCTGACCTGTTTTGCCGATCCCGGACCGCTCAGCCTGGCAGTGATCGAATTCGGGCTGAAACGGCTGTTTACCTGGCCCGAATATGGGGGCTGGGACCGGACAACGCAGCGCGACGTGGATGTGGTGTCGGGCATGTTCATGCTGGTACCACGCCCGGTCTTCGAAGAAGTCGGTTCGCTGGATGACGCGTTCTTTATCTATTCGGAAGAAGCTGACTGGTGCCGACGTATCCGCAATGTTGGCAAACGCTGCGTCTTCGCACCCGAGGCACGGATTCTGCATCTTGAAGGCGGCTCGAAAAGCACCGCTCAGATCAAATCGCGCATGTATGTGCAAAAACAGAAAAGCAAGACGATCTACGCCAGAAAGCACTATGGCCGCAGTGGTGAGCTGATAACGCGCGCGATCTTCCTGAGCAGTGCAATGTTGCGCGGAATTGCCTTTGGACTGATCGGGCTTCTGCGCGCCACACCTGATCGCAAGGCAAGGCTGCGCCTGTCCGGAGCGGCAATCCGGTATCATCTTTTCGGTCAGGAACCGATGGCATGA
- a CDS encoding DegT/DnrJ/EryC1/StrS family aminotransferase produces the protein MRLSDLFRRDSAGGYTALFQDRSVFWSYNTRVAIRASCDLLGLQPGDEVLAPAYNCGSEVDPLIDAGLSVRLYPVSENLRADPARIAPLITGRTKAIYVIHYFGMLQPDLADLRALCDQHGLRMIEDCALSLLSGASPAEGRTGDVSVFCFYKFVPVLGGGAMVINAPDLSARHPFPRPAPGKAVAKAFLRAGLATVLGPSRMQAMLQKARGQHEPPPRSEGDQPEDIPGHYYFDPALRGAQMSVFTSRPLRAYSVAETIAIRRANWQRYRDVFNALPEIRMLVSELPADACPLNMPIIVAGRDRVVRALQKNGIGATAWWAGFNRNLDWSGQAEAMALKDNVVSLPVHQYLSAAHIDHIIAQLRNELVA, from the coding sequence ATGCGGTTGTCCGATCTGTTTCGCCGGGATTCTGCTGGCGGGTACACAGCCCTGTTCCAGGACCGGTCGGTGTTTTGGAGCTATAATACCCGCGTGGCAATCCGGGCGTCCTGTGACCTTTTAGGGTTGCAGCCCGGGGATGAAGTTCTGGCCCCCGCCTATAATTGCGGTTCCGAGGTCGACCCGCTGATTGATGCGGGCCTTTCGGTTCGGTTGTATCCGGTTTCCGAAAACCTGCGTGCCGATCCCGCACGGATTGCGCCACTTATTACCGGGCGGACGAAGGCGATATATGTGATCCACTACTTTGGAATGCTGCAGCCAGATCTGGCGGACCTGCGGGCCTTGTGCGATCAGCATGGGCTGCGGATGATCGAAGATTGTGCATTGAGCCTTCTCAGCGGTGCTTCGCCAGCAGAAGGCCGAACCGGGGACGTATCGGTTTTCTGCTTCTACAAGTTTGTGCCTGTTCTGGGTGGTGGGGCCATGGTCATCAATGCGCCGGACCTGAGCGCCAGGCACCCGTTTCCGCGGCCTGCTCCGGGCAAGGCCGTGGCCAAAGCATTTTTGCGCGCTGGTCTGGCAACCGTATTGGGGCCGTCTCGTATGCAGGCCATGCTTCAGAAGGCACGCGGCCAACACGAACCGCCGCCCCGCAGTGAGGGGGATCAACCGGAAGACATTCCGGGCCACTATTATTTCGACCCGGCGCTGCGCGGCGCACAGATGAGTGTCTTCACATCCCGTCCATTGCGGGCCTATTCCGTAGCAGAAACTATTGCGATCCGGCGGGCGAACTGGCAGCGGTACCGGGATGTTTTCAACGCGTTGCCCGAGATACGCATGCTTGTTTCGGAACTTCCGGCCGATGCCTGCCCGCTGAATATGCCGATCATAGTCGCGGGGCGTGACCGGGTCGTACGAGCGCTGCAAAAAAACGGGATTGGTGCCACCGCCTGGTGGGCGGGCTTCAACCGCAATCTTGACTGGTCGGGGCAGGCCGAGGCGATGGCCCTGAAAGACAATGTCGTATCTTTGCCAGTGCACCAGTACCTTTCGGCTGCGCATATCGATCACATAATAGCGCAGCTCAGAAATGAACTTGTGGCCTGA
- a CDS encoding oligosaccharide flippase family protein → MTIAPGTPDHSATLTRGAATLFASGVFSQFLGVLTLVVTARLLTPTDFGIIAYFIIAAAFLEIVQRAVSMILIRQPEITDDHLNTVFTMQVLLGIFSALLIWASAPLMTFFGLAELTSLIPPLCFIAIATSIKSTRFPLLERDLRFGFIAGEETTSRIAYTLMAISLTWIWRDYWAIVVASVITQVIRVIWSFSVAPMRPRLTLRCWHDCIDVSSWSLGAQITQFLINNMPQIVIGSMLGLADAGIFRVGYRLVVLFTSQIIGPLERVVYPSLANASRTKGSSREAFERANAILLGIIVPASVGMALVANHLIVVVAGYQWLAAAQVIWVLAPLKAIETLQANVRSASYVEGSTKRLFLRNTILLTATTALTVLGSNYGFTGAILGSGAASLFAIGLALIMAKDFGTGGFLAPILMAWRTFASTFAMLLAVLFVSSAYGSGDAVGWAYETAEDLPLLRIRFSVKVLVGVCVYVGTHLLLWRLAGKPKGFESLALELAAKLKRKLSRAA, encoded by the coding sequence GTGACGATCGCCCCGGGCACACCCGATCACAGCGCGACCCTTACCAGGGGGGCCGCAACATTGTTTGCATCGGGCGTTTTCAGCCAGTTTCTGGGCGTTTTGACATTGGTTGTGACGGCCCGTCTTCTGACGCCGACGGATTTCGGGATCATTGCCTATTTCATAATCGCGGCCGCGTTTCTGGAAATCGTCCAGCGGGCCGTTTCCATGATTCTGATCCGCCAGCCCGAAATCACCGACGATCACCTGAACACCGTGTTCACGATGCAGGTGCTTTTGGGCATCTTTTCGGCACTCCTGATCTGGGCCAGCGCCCCTCTGATGACATTCTTCGGGCTTGCGGAACTGACATCGCTGATCCCCCCGCTTTGCTTCATTGCCATCGCAACTTCCATCAAAAGCACACGCTTCCCACTTTTGGAAAGAGATCTCCGGTTCGGTTTCATCGCAGGCGAAGAAACGACCAGCCGAATTGCATATACATTGATGGCCATCAGCCTCACATGGATCTGGCGTGACTATTGGGCCATCGTGGTCGCCAGCGTCATCACTCAGGTCATCCGGGTCATCTGGAGCTTTTCCGTCGCCCCGATGCGACCCAGGTTGACGCTCAGATGCTGGCATGACTGCATTGATGTGTCATCATGGTCACTGGGGGCCCAGATCACCCAGTTTCTGATCAACAACATGCCCCAGATTGTCATCGGAAGCATGCTGGGTCTGGCCGATGCAGGGATTTTCAGGGTCGGCTATCGCCTTGTGGTCCTGTTCACCAGCCAGATCATCGGCCCGTTGGAACGGGTGGTTTATCCAAGCCTTGCCAACGCCTCCCGGACCAAAGGCTCCAGCCGGGAAGCCTTCGAACGGGCCAACGCCATCCTTTTGGGGATCATCGTTCCAGCCAGTGTCGGCATGGCTCTGGTTGCCAATCACCTGATCGTTGTCGTGGCCGGTTATCAGTGGCTGGCCGCCGCACAGGTCATCTGGGTGCTTGCCCCATTGAAGGCGATCGAGACATTGCAGGCCAATGTCCGGTCTGCAAGCTATGTCGAGGGCTCTACAAAGCGCCTGTTTCTCCGCAACACGATCCTGTTGACCGCCACAACAGCGCTGACGGTGCTGGGATCGAACTATGGCTTTACCGGCGCGATCCTGGGGTCAGGGGCCGCCAGCCTGTTTGCGATCGGTCTGGCGCTGATCATGGCCAAGGATTTCGGAACCGGCGGGTTTCTGGCACCGATCCTGATGGCCTGGCGTACATTTGCGTCGACCTTTGCCATGTTGCTTGCCGTTCTATTTGTCAGCAGCGCCTATGGCAGTGGCGACGCAGTGGGATGGGCTTACGAGACAGCGGAAGACCTGCCGCTGCTGCGCATCCGGTTCTCGGTCAAGGTTCTGGTCGGGGTATGTGTCTATGTCGGCACGCATCTGCTGCTCTGGCGCCTTGCCGGGAAGCCAAAAGGGTTCGAGAGCCTGGCGCTGGAGCTTGCCGCAAAACTCAAACGCAAGCTGTCCAGGGCGGCGTGA
- a CDS encoding nucleotide sugar dehydrogenase has protein sequence MKIAIFGLGYVGFTAACCLTREGHEVIGVDVNADKVSEINAGQPPIKEPKVAELLTEALAKNLIRATVEIPDLSDVDLAIVCVGTPSSTDGSHNMNFVAEVTRQIAKAVSPDRARPLTVAYRSTFRPGTVRQLIEPIFHSYLGDRTGQAIEIVYNPEFLREASAVDDFFNPPKIVVGTADGNRSAVMDEMHEGLDAPVFYTAFEEAEITKFVDNTWHATKVAFANEVGRICHSMGVSAKTMHEIFVSDTKLNISAYYTRPGGAFGGSCLPKDVRALQHIAGEVGAHTHLIDSLLQTNQAHKTYQAQDIMARVPEGGRVLMAGLAFKAGTDDLRESPNVDIARRLLQAGYQLSIYDPAIKPADLRGQNLGYAFTHLPNVGSLLVDRATAEAGPWNLVVGSNRIVNDLNLGDAEVVRTYEYD, from the coding sequence ATGAAGATTGCGATTTTTGGTCTGGGTTATGTGGGGTTCACGGCAGCATGTTGTCTGACCCGTGAGGGGCATGAGGTGATCGGCGTCGATGTGAATGCCGACAAGGTCTCGGAAATCAATGCCGGGCAGCCCCCGATCAAGGAACCCAAGGTGGCCGAGCTGCTGACCGAGGCGCTTGCAAAGAACCTGATCCGCGCCACGGTTGAAATCCCCGACCTGTCGGATGTGGATCTGGCCATCGTTTGCGTCGGCACGCCCAGTTCCACTGACGGCTCGCACAACATGAATTTCGTGGCCGAGGTGACACGACAGATTGCCAAGGCCGTTTCGCCCGACCGTGCGCGACCGCTGACCGTAGCGTACCGATCCACCTTCCGGCCCGGCACGGTGCGGCAGCTGATCGAGCCGATCTTTCACAGCTATCTGGGCGATCGGACGGGTCAGGCGATCGAGATTGTTTATAACCCCGAATTCCTGCGCGAGGCTTCGGCGGTGGATGATTTCTTCAACCCGCCCAAGATCGTTGTCGGCACGGCAGATGGAAACCGCTCGGCGGTGATGGACGAAATGCACGAAGGTCTGGATGCGCCGGTGTTCTACACCGCGTTCGAAGAGGCCGAGATCACCAAATTCGTCGACAACACCTGGCACGCCACCAAGGTGGCCTTTGCCAATGAGGTCGGCCGGATCTGCCACAGCATGGGCGTGTCGGCAAAAACCATGCACGAGATTTTCGTCTCGGATACCAAGCTGAACATCTCGGCCTATTACACCCGCCCGGGGGGCGCGTTTGGGGGGTCCTGCCTGCCCAAGGATGTGCGTGCGCTGCAACATATCGCCGGTGAGGTGGGGGCGCATACCCATCTGATCGACAGCCTGTTGCAGACCAATCAGGCACATAAAACCTATCAGGCGCAGGATATCATGGCACGGGTGCCCGAGGGCGGCCGGGTGCTGATGGCGGGGCTGGCCTTCAAGGCCGGAACCGACGATCTGCGCGAAAGCCCCAATGTCGATATCGCCCGGCGCCTGTTGCAGGCGGGCTATCAGTTGTCGATCTATGATCCGGCCATCAAACCGGCCGATCTGCGGGGGCAGAACCTTGGTTATGCCTTTACCCACCTGCCCAACGTGGGCAGCCTGCTGGTGGACCGCGCCACGGCCGAGGCCGGGCCCTGGAATCTGGTGGTCGGTTCAAACCGGATCGTGAATGATCTGAACCTGGGTGATGCAGAGGTGGTAAGAACCTATGAATATGACTAG
- a CDS encoding glycosyltransferase family 4 protein has translation MTSPVPAVQPISFEELRQSQPLKGLKVLIVVENLPVPFDRRVWMEARTLAAAGALVSVICPTGKGHEERVWEDEGIKVYRHPLPLDASGALGYLLEYGAALFWESWLSLKIKFTRGFHVIHGCNPPDLIFLVALPFKLFGVRYLFDHHDINPELYEAKFNKRGFFWKLMKTFERLTFASARVSIATNESYRKIAIERGGMAPEDVFVVRSGPDLSRLQHLPPNPAWRNGRKYMVGYVGVMGDQEGIDLLLESVAHLVQVQGRDDIQFCLVGGGPSLDKLREQSAEMGLSDYVTFTGRAPDQDLFEILSTADVCVNPDRVNEMNDKSTMNKILEYMAFEKPIVQFDVTEGRFSAQEASLYAKANDPVDMADKITELLADDDRRAVMGRYGRARVEAEMAWPHQVPALIAAYQRIWKG, from the coding sequence ATGACTAGCCCTGTACCCGCCGTTCAGCCGATCTCGTTCGAAGAGCTGCGCCAGAGCCAGCCTTTGAAGGGCCTCAAGGTTCTGATCGTGGTGGAAAACCTGCCCGTCCCCTTTGACCGCCGCGTCTGGATGGAGGCGCGCACGCTGGCCGCGGCCGGCGCGCTGGTCTCGGTCATCTGCCCCACCGGCAAGGGCCATGAGGAACGCGTGTGGGAAGACGAGGGCATCAAGGTCTATCGCCACCCGCTGCCGCTGGATGCCAGCGGGGCGCTGGGGTATTTGCTGGAATATGGCGCGGCGCTGTTCTGGGAAAGCTGGCTGTCGCTGAAGATCAAATTCACCCGCGGCTTTCACGTCATCCATGGCTGCAACCCGCCCGATCTGATCTTTCTGGTGGCGCTGCCGTTCAAGCTGTTTGGCGTGCGCTATCTGTTTGATCACCACGACATCAACCCCGAGCTTTACGAGGCCAAGTTCAACAAGCGCGGTTTCTTCTGGAAGCTGATGAAGACGTTCGAGCGGCTGACTTTCGCCTCGGCCCGTGTGTCGATTGCCACCAATGAAAGCTATCGCAAGATCGCCATCGAACGCGGCGGCATGGCGCCCGAGGATGTGTTTGTCGTCCGGTCCGGTCCTGATCTGAGCCGGTTGCAGCACCTGCCCCCGAACCCGGCCTGGCGCAACGGGCGGAAATACATGGTGGGCTATGTCGGCGTGATGGGCGATCAGGAAGGGATCGACCTGCTGCTGGAATCCGTGGCGCATCTGGTACAGGTGCAGGGCCGCGACGACATCCAGTTCTGCCTTGTGGGCGGGGGCCCCAGCCTGGACAAGCTGCGCGAACAATCTGCTGAAATGGGCCTGTCGGATTACGTCACTTTCACCGGCCGTGCCCCGGATCAGGACCTGTTCGAGATCCTGTCGACCGCCGATGTCTGCGTGAACCCGGACCGGGTGAACGAGATGAACGACAAATCCACCATGAACAAGATCCTCGAATACATGGCTTTCGAGAAACCCATCGTTCAGTTCGACGTGACCGAAGGGCGGTTCTCGGCGCAGGAGGCCTCGCTTTACGCCAAGGCCAATGATCCGGTGGATATGGCCGACAAGATCACCGAATTGCTGGCCGATGACGACCGTCGCGCCGTCATGGGCCGCTATGGCCGCGCCCGGGTCGAGGCCGAGATGGCCTGGCCGCATCAGGTGCCCGCGCTGATCGCGGCGTATCAGCGGATCTGGAAGGGGTAA